ttatgattgaTTTGTGAATGAGGCTTTGGATTTGCAAAGACCGTAAGTGTTTCTGTGCTGGCTATGTTTGTGCAGAGGGTCAGCCAGTAAAGAGAAAGAAAGGCCCTGCTCCCAAGATGTTGGGGAATGAGGTGTGTAGCGTATGTGGAGACAAAGCATCTGGCTTTCATTACAACGTGCTGAGCTGTGAGGGCTGTAAAGGTTTCTTCAGACGCAGTGTCATCAAAGGAGCTCAATACACCTGCAAGAATTCGGGCCGCTGCGAGATGGACATGTACATGCGCCGCAAGTGTCAGCAGTGCCGTCTGCGCAAGTGCAGGGAGGCGGGCATGCTAGAGCAATGTGAGTAACACTATACAACACAATaagcagtgatattgtgaaatgtgaccttggaccacaaaaccagtcataagcgtcaattttttaaaattgagatttatacattatttgaaAGCTAATAAATGAGCtatccattgatgtatggtttgttaggataggacaatatttggctgagatacagctatttgaaagtctataatctgagggtgcaaaaaatcaaaatgctgacaaaatactaaaaaagttgttagcaatgcatattacttatcaaaaatttagttttgatatatttacagtaggaaatttacaaaatattttcatggagcatgatctttacttaatatcctaatgatttccaGTTATacttttgacacatacaatatattgtggctattgctacaaatatacccatgctacttaagactggttttgtggtccagggtcacaaatattacaaattaaaaataactgttttctatttaatacatttataaatgtagtttgttcctgtgatggcaaagctgaattttcagcaacctTTATTGTAGTTATATGTAATATctgagaaatcattctgatatgctgatttgctgaattagaaacatttctaattattgatAATCTTGAAAACCattatacttttttcaggattgtttcatgaatggaaagttcagacGAACATcatttacagtgccttgcgaaaatattcataccccttcaatttttttcacattttgttatgttgcagccttatgttaaactgctttaaattatttttatccacatcagtctacactccatacaccatgacaaagcaaaaacaggtttttaacaactttgcaaatttattaaaaataaaacactggaaAAAAGTACTTTGCATAAGTATatcccatctgcatatatgatcatggagctcaactagactgactatcagcttcttggtcaccaatCTAACTAAACCCCTTCTCCAtcagttgctcagtttggccagcaGGCCAACTCTAGAAAGTCCTTGTTGTTCCAAGCTTCTTCTATTATGGACAATGGAGGCTGCATGCTTCTGTGTATCTTtaatgcagcagatttttttttctgaattcttccccagatctgtccCTTGACAcaatcctgtttctgagctctacaggcagctCTTtagacctcagggcttggtatttgctctgatatgcattttcagctattacaccttttctgagaggtgtgtgTCTTTCCAAtcaaactcattcaaatgaatttgctgcaggttaactccactcgaagtgtagtaacatctacaagcgatatgagtgctcctgagctcaatttcaagtgtcccagaaaagggtatgaatacttatgcaataaaataataaaaaatatatatacatttctaataaatttgcaaagttgttacaaacctgttttgtggtTTGGCATTATGGTGTGTGGAGTGTAGATTGACGTGGGGGAAAAAGGTAATTTTTAGCAGTCTAAAAATAAagaggtatgaatactttcgcaagccACTGTATTTGAAACGGACAATTTTGTGACtttataaatacttttactgtcacaatcaatttaatgtgtccttgctgaatcaAAGTATTCATTTGATAAAAAGCAAACTTTGGAACAGCAATGTAACTAACCCATGTCTGCCTTTTTTCATTAAACATGGATGTCAGAAGCGGTTTATACAGCTGCCGTCAAATCTCTTATCTTATCTGTTATGATATGTTCATGTGGCATTGTAATCAATTAGTGCTTATCATAATATTAACAGCTTTATCTCACTGTCTCTTATAGGTGTGCTGTCAGAAGAGCAGATCCGActgaaaaagatgaaaaaacagGAAGAAGAGACGGCACGTACCTCTGCAGTGGCAGCACCCAGTCCTGCCCCTGAGATGCCCCCTCTGGCTCCTGAACAGCAGGAGATGATCGAAAAACTGGTGGCCATGCAGAAACAGTGCAACAAACGCTCTTTTCTGGACCGGCCCAAAGTCACTGTAAGTGCATTTAAGTGAGCTTTATTCAACTGCAGTTGccttcatgtcatttcatagacagcaacacaactaccacgttcaaggcccagaaaggtagtaaggatataattaaaatagtctGACATTAaggttaatgacagaatttctatttttgggtgaactaacactTTAATCCTTCAAATATGCAATTATGCATTGTGCAATGTAGATTGAATCTTTCTGAATCTGCAATGAACAGTTCCTAAACATTTACATCAGATCTGTTGTTTTTCAGCCTTGGCCACAGAGTCAGGATCCACTTAACCGAGAGGTTCGACAGCAGCGGTTTGCTCATTTCACTGAGCTGGCCATCATGTCTGTGCAGGAGATTGTAGACTTTGCAAAACAGCTGCCTGGCTTCCTGGAGCTCACCCGAGAGGACCAGATCGCCCTGCTGAAGACCTCAACTATAGAGGTTAGACTTGGTCGACCCTTAACACACATTGTTTTCTGGTCATGTCCTGTAGCTGTTTTTGTGTGCGCAGATGGAGCACTGTTGTTTGGCAGACTTGTTTCTGCTGTTATTTTGTAACACAAAGTGCTTTAGAAAAAATGCCACCTGTTGACAAATGTTGTTTCTCATGAAAAACCAAGCACAGCCTGCTTGTTTAACGTACCCGCTAAACTTTCTTTTCTCCTGTAGATCATGCTGCTAGAGACTTCCAGACGTTATAACCCAGCGATAGAGAGCATCACCTTCCTCAAAGACTTCAGTTACAATAAAGAGGATTTTGCCAAAGCAGGTACTGAATGAAATTATGTTAAATACATGCTCGGTTTAAACTCGCCTGATGTTTACAATAATGAAGAACATTATGTCGTCTTATTGAGAAAATAGCTATATTATGAAATGTATTCTCATCAttagtaaaaaaattaaaatacatttattttagtaatacaGTCCACCCCTAGTTCAAGCCTTATGAATATCTTGTGTGGTTTGAGACCTGTTTTTGATGTTCATGGCCTAAAATGATCTCTGTCCTCTCTGGCTCGTCCACAGGGCTGCAGTTTGAGTTCATCAACCCCATCTTTGAGTTTTCAAAAGGCATGAATGACCTCCACCTGGATGAAGCAGAGTACGCTTTGCTCATCGCTATCAACATTTTCTCAGCAGGTCAGTTTGACACAAGCACCAGTATTATGTTGTTTGTCTTCTGGCGAGTCTTATCAGGCATTTAGTTGGCCCTATTCCTGTTCAGAAATACGCCCCATTTTCAggggtgaagaaaaaaaaaagcagcatgaaACCTCCCACTATAGAAGAGTATTTATATTCAGCTTGCTATTATGGATTTCTAGTGATTACACTTTGTATGAGTGCCATGAGgggtttaataaaatgttatgttttgaaAGGGGAAgcca
The sequence above is a segment of the Labeo rohita strain BAU-BD-2019 chromosome 7, IGBB_LRoh.1.0, whole genome shotgun sequence genome. Coding sequences within it:
- the nr1h3 gene encoding oxysterols receptor LXR-alpha, coding for MSTLSATDITDVGHGDSLCCGSEEGPSAATAEVKQETLSQTASYGTSHNELNDTLLMEHGDIKMYPTEDTPAPEGQPVKRKKGPAPKMLGNEVCSVCGDKASGFHYNVLSCEGCKGFFRRSVIKGAQYTCKNSGRCEMDMYMRRKCQQCRLRKCREAGMLEQCVLSEEQIRLKKMKKQEEETARTSAVAAPSPAPEMPPLAPEQQEMIEKLVAMQKQCNKRSFLDRPKVTPWPQSQDPLNREVRQQRFAHFTELAIMSVQEIVDFAKQLPGFLELTREDQIALLKTSTIEIMLLETSRRYNPAIESITFLKDFSYNKEDFAKAGLQFEFINPIFEFSKGMNDLHLDEAEYALLIAINIFSADRPNVQDHELVERLQQPYVDALHSYIRIKRPNDHLMFPRMLMKLVSLRTLSSVHSEQVFALRLQDKKLPPLLSEIWDVHE